TGAAGTACCAAAAGCGGCACGACGGTAGCATAACTAATTTTTGAACTTTCCGAGCCAAAAATAAAACGATCTAAAAAGCTTTTTCGTCTGGTAACCATGGCGTGCAGTTGAATGGGGATTATTTGTACAAATGAACTTATTGCCAATGGTGCTGGCACGTTTTTTATGGTATAGCGTTCAAAACCGTGTTTTTTAAAAACTGCCTCGGTATGGTTTTTCTGGGGCGAAACTACAATATCTGCTTCTTCAATATCTAGAATCTTAAGTGCGGCATTGTGCTTTTTTACGATATTTAATACAACTTCGAACGATTTTTGCAAAACGTCGTTTTGATAGTTTAGCGAGAGCAAAACGGAATTTATTTTTTCGAAAGCGTATCCTTCCGGAATAACGAGTACGGGGCAATTTACATTGCGTATAATTTTAATGGTATTACTGCCAAAAATTACTTCTTTTGCCCCAGTGGCGCCGTTGGTTCCCATGATTATTAGGTGTATGTTGTGTCTGGCAACTGTTTGGTTTACTGCGGCTTCAATATCATCAAAATCTATATTTGGAATGAAGGTGAAGTTTTCATTTTCCGAAATAGATTCACAAAAACGAACCATTTTTTCGAGTTCTGTTTTATTTTCCTTTAGAATACTGTCATAAACCGAAGTACCCGGCGTACTGTAAAGCATATCTGCAGTAAGGTAGCCTGTTGGTTTTTGAGTGTTTAAAATATGGAAAGTACACGTTTCACCTTTAAAAAACTGTAGCGCATACCTGATGGCATTCTTTGAATTTTTTGAAAAATCTGTTGGCAGAAGTATGTTTTTCATAGTCTCAGTTTTCCCAA
This region of Aequorivita marisscotiae genomic DNA includes:
- a CDS encoding universal stress protein: MKNILLPTDFSKNSKNAIRYALQFFKGETCTFHILNTQKPTGYLTADMLYSTPGTSVYDSILKENKTELEKMVRFCESISENENFTFIPNIDFDDIEAAVNQTVARHNIHLIIMGTNGATGAKEVIFGSNTIKIIRNVNCPVLVIPEGYAFEKINSVLLSLNYQNDVLQKSFEVVLNIVKKHNAALKILDIEEADIVVSPQKNHTEAVFKKHGFERYTIKNVPAPLAISSFVQIIPIQLHAMVTRRKSFLDRFIFGSESSKISYATVVPLLVLHE